In the Drosophila teissieri strain GT53w chromosome 3R, Prin_Dtei_1.1, whole genome shotgun sequence genome, AGCTGGCAACGGCGAGCGAGGAACCAATAACGGAGGATTGAGCGGCTCCAACGGCTTGGGCAATCAGCACCACAGTTCATCCCAAAATCTAGCCCTGGACCCTACTGTGTTGAAGATCATTTTTCGGTACCTTCCGCAGGACACGCTGGTCACCTGCTGCTCAGTGTGCAAGGTGTGGTCGAACGCGGCGGTCGATCCCGATTTGTGGAAGAAAATGAATTGCTCCGAGCACAAGATGTCAGCATCACTTTTGACCGCGATTGTGCGCAGGCAGCCGGAGCATCTGATTTTGGACTGGACGCAGATCGCCAAGAGGCAGTTGGCGTGGCTGGTGGCACGCCTCCCGGCGCTCAAGAATCTTTCGCTGCAAAACTGCCCCATCCAGGCAGTGTTGGCACTGCACACCTGCCTTTGTCCACCGCTTCAAACTCTGGATCTCAGCTTTGTGAGGGGATTGAATGATGCTGCCATAAGGGACATCCTTTCGCCACCGAAGGATTCGCGACCTGGCTTAAGTGACTCGAAGACGCGGCTCAGGGATCTCAAAGTAATGAAGCTGGCGGGAACCGATATCTCCGATGTGGCTGTGCGCTATATCACCCAGTCGTTACCGTATCTGCGGCACCTGGATCTCTCCTCCTGCCAACGTATTACGGATGCGGGCGTGGCACAAATAGGAACCTCCACCACAGCCATCGCCCGTCTCACGGAGCTTAATCTGAGCGCCTGCCGGCTCGTATCTGAGAACGCTCTGGAGCACCTGGCCAAGTGCGAAGGTCTCATCTGGCTGGACCTGCGCCATGTGCCCCAAGTGAGCACCCAGTCGGTGATTCGCTTCGCAAGCAACTCCAAGCATGATCTGTGCGTCAGGGACATCAAGCTGGTGGAGCGAAGGCGGAGGAACTCGACGACAGCAGCCAGAAGCTGGCACCACGACTGAGCCACTGACAGCTGGAGAAGGCCCAATCAATCTTAATCATATGCATTAGGACAGCACACTTTCTCAGCCCCGATCCAGCACCATGTACCCCCAATCCCTCGCCGGAATGCAAGCCAAAGAGAGTCGTCGGGCCCTTTGCATTGCGTGTGGTTATGTTCTTAAATGCTAAGCTAGTCAGGATAGGGTTCAGGTTTAGGTTCAGGTTCAGGTCCAGGTCTGTTTTTCCGATACTTTCTGAGAATCTCAAAACTGTCCTATTTCGAAGAACAATCCATTTTCAcggtttcaatatttttaggtattttattaactcAAATCTAATAACTTGTTTAGATGGGAAATTGCTGCAATATTTTCAAGATAGGTAATCAGAAATGTTATTTTCTGTTTACTCATTTTCACCTTTGTGTTCCCCATTTCCTCAAACCACTCCAGGCAGTGTGAAGGGCTGAGCTTCGGTTTTTCCGAAGTTGACAGATGCCACCCCAAGCGAACCCCATTTTATACACGTAGCCCCACCATCCTCACACTCGGACTTAGCGTAGTGATTAAGAATAGCATTCCCGCGATGGTAATTACATTTAATCAGTGTCATATTTCTAAGCATGCAGGAAACGTAACATGTTAGAGAGCAGCACTAGGTGCACCCATCCAGCTTAAGTAGATGCAGCTCGCACAGCAACTGAGAATCACAAGCGGTGCGTTTCGGGACTGTAAGAGCAGTGCCAGCCAATGATGAGACcgattttatttgaatgtCGAACCTCTTTTAAACTTCCCCCACATTTGGCCTTACTCGATGCAAATTAAACTCGCTTTGCGCGTTGCGCCAACGGTCTTACAGTTCCGAGACGCACTGTACCAGCGCTATTGCACATAGTCGATAAGTCAACCTGCCAAGCTCCCCAAGGATCCAACGCCCCCATAGCCCCCCACTCCGGTAGCAGTTAAATTAGTAATAACGttgctaaaatatatttggagCATGTAGGATTAATACAAGTACGAGCATacttatatttaatgttttacaAAATTACATTGCAAATATAGAATAATGTTTCAAGAATTTCTAGTACTTGGAGGATTTGTAGTCGGGTTCatcgccgccaccaccaccgtcCTTGGGCAGTTTTCGCTTTTGGATGATTGTCTAAATGATAAAGGCGAGCAAATACTTTATTTTGATCATTGAATTCTTTGGCGTATGCTTACCTGAATCTTCTGCCACTCCCTATCCAGTTCGGCCTTCTCGTTCTTCTCCGTCTTGTTCTTGCGCGTCTTGCGGCCGTCCTGCATCTTGACGCCATACTGGAAGGCGGCCTTGGGCAGCGCCTCCTTCGTGCTCATGTAGTCGGAGTACTCCTCCTGCGTGTCAAAGTCCCAGCGTCCAATGGGTCCCTTCTTGTTGCCCAAATCCATCTTGGTGTAATCCACCTCATCGTCCGAGTCGTCGATGGCGTCGTTCATCTCCTCCAGTCCGGGATAGCATTCTGCGTAGCCTTCGGGTTCGGCGAACCGTGCGGCCATAGCCTTCGATATCTTCGGTGGCGGGGGAATACTGGAGATTACCGGCTCCTCTGATGCCTCCGGCGGGCCGTCTCCAAAGTAGGAGGGGGCTGGTTTTCCTTGCTCTTGGCGGTTTCGCTCCGCTCGCGTGGCGCTGGGTTGATAGTCACCGATATCGTCGTAGATATTGTCGCCCAAGGGAGCTGATTTCCCTTCCTTGTTcgatgaggaggaggtggcGTGCCGACTGGAGCCACCATTGCTGGACGATCCGCGTATGTTTTCCACCTCCTTTTCGTAGAAGAGCGGCTTGTCCTTGTCGcgctttttgttcttcttgttGCGACCGCCGGCACGTAGATAGCTCAGGATTTGGGAAAGCTTGTTGATCACAATGTCATTGGTGGTCAGCGTGGCCACATCCTCTTGTGACACCGGCACCTCGAACTTAGAGCGCTTCAGTGTGGTCGGAATATCCGATTCTCCTAGCTCGTCATCCAGATCGATTACATAGGCCATTCGTCCTGGAGCAAACAGCTCATTGCGGGGAACTTCTTTCGAACGCCTTGCCTGTACCAGATTGTAGATATTGCGGGCCAGTGCACCATTGATGGCATTAATATCCTCCGACTCGCGGCGCTCCGCTTCCAATTgctcggcggcggcagcagcttCGGCGAGCTTTTCCCTTGCGACGGCGGCAGCtatctcctcctcctccgcttcCTTGGAGTGCAGCTCGGAGCGCACTTTCTGCAGCAGGGCGTAATCAAGACCCTTCACCAAATGCGTATGCTGGATGTCACCACCCAAGAACTTGGACTCCTGAATGATACGTCTTCTTCGTTCCTGGGCATCGATTCCGGATTTCATATCTGGCGCTACAGCTCGATACGCATTGGTGCTGCTACCGTGTCCCGGTGTGCTCACGTTCACGTAATCCGGATTGGCGCCATCACGTCGTTCTCGTGCTCGGTCCCTGTACTTCTCCGACAGCTCCTGCAGCTTCACATCCTCCTGCTTCTTAAGCGCCGCATAGAAGTTCTTTTTCTTGCGCCGCAGATCATTTCGCTCGCTGCTGCTCTGACCCTTCTTCTTCTCACCACTCAATCCTGTCGCACCGGGGGCGgtggagggcgtggcaaaggtAGCCGTGGCCAGGGATCCTCCAGCGGAGGTGCTGCTCGTCCCTGAGCCAGGAGGCGGAGCCCGGGGCGTGGCTAGCAGCTTGCGGAAGTCATCGTTGGTCAGACGCACCGAGGGCGGTGCTTCCAAGTGGGCATTCGACATGGCGAAGAAGTTTTCTAAAAGAAAACTCGCGGAGAAAATCTATATTTACAAACTGTGCTTCTTCTTGGTTTTCCTTGCTAGGGTTGCCAGCGTAGCGGAGAATACAatgttttcgattttggtCCCAACTGTAATCGATAACACTTTTACAGTGTTGCAAGTTTAGCGTTTTTACCGATTAGTCCCACTAGTTTTCATAAATCaaataagtaaaaacaaaaatgttaggCATTTGAAACGTTATATACGTTACTAAAGGAATGGTTTGGTAATGCTAAGTCTTTCTTACAAAACCCATGTAGCTTAATTTAACTCAAGTACAtcaatgtatatttaaaaatcgaTTACACACTTTGCATCACTGTTTCTTAAAatgtgttattattattgttaaacTAAAAATGCAGCAATTTCTAAAAGGTCTGCCCAAAGTAGAGCTTCATGCCCACCTCAACGGTTCCTTGGGCATGCAAAGCCTGTGTGATCTTGGCGAGCGATTGTATGGAACCTCCTCTGAAGATTTCCTAAACTTGTGCGCGCGCTTCAGTAGATTTGAAAAGGACATGGATGCATGCTTCGAGAAGTTTGCTTTTGTGCACGAGTTGACCTCGACGGCGGAGGGTCTGCAATTTGCCACGGAGCTGGCGATTCGGGACTTCGCCCAGGATAACGTCCAGTATGTGGAGCTGAGGACCACTCCAAAGGCGAACGAAAACTATTCACGCAGGGATTACCTGCAGATCGTGATCGATGCAATCAGGCGAGCCAAGGAAACGTATCCAGAAATAACAGTCAAACTACTGCCCTCCATCAATCGGGCGGAACCAGTTACCGTGGCCGAGGAAACAGTTTCCCTGGCTGTGGAGCTGGCCCAGGCTCATCCAAATCTTATCTTAGGCGTCGATCTAAGCGGTAATCCAGGCAAGGGACGGTTCTCCGACTTTGCTCCTATTCTCGCCCAGGCTCGAGATAGGGGTCTGAAGCTGGTTATACACTGTGCCGAGATCGAGAATCCATCAGAGGTGAAGGAAATGCTGCTGTTCGGAATGTCCCGCTGTGGACATGGAACTTTTCTTACATCCGAGGACATTGAGCAGCTTAAACAGCGAAATATAGCCATTGAATGCTGCCTCACCAGCAACGTTAAATCGGGAACAGTGGCCAGTTTGGAGGAGCACCACTTGAAAAGAATCATGGAGGCGGATGCACACAAGGTTATCTGCACGGACGACAGCGGCGTATTTGACACCACCTTGACAAAGGAGTTTCTGATAGCTGTGGAAACCTTTGGACTAACCCGTGAACAATGCATCGATTTGACCTTGGAGGCAGTGCATCATTCATTCGCCAGCGAACAGGAGCGAAAAGAGATGGCGGATAGGGTGGCAAGCTACGTAGCCATATTgcccaaataaaaaactgaaTTTAATGCCACCGTcctaatgcaaataaatagatttttcCTGACAAAACATACATTTGTACCACATTGTTAAAATCCTTGTAATTTCTTGTTGCCACCAACCTGATCATGATCCCTATTTGTCAGCGAAGAAGTGTATATTACCTTTTAATAtcattctttttatttaatatgtaGAAGTATTTAGTTACAAGTTTGTTCATTAGTTATGTTCATCCTtcgtacgtacatatgtggctaataagtttttatgtttttcccatttaatATCATTCATAATTGAATtcaagttttcattttattattttatgttctCATTTCTGCCTTTCTGTGTGGCTTAGTTGGGGTTTAGGCATTCAAAATACAATGGAGTACAAGCTTTGGTCAATAGCGGGCTCTTAAACTGCGCCAAGTGAAGTGGACGATCGAAATGTAAGGAAACCAAAGTAAGATTTAGAAGATCAAATCTGTAGTTTGATACCACATTTTGAAATCAACTTTTGGGAGAAGTCATCTTTATAAAAGGACCCTCCACTTACCCAAGCCTGCAGATTAGATTTCAGTTGAAGTGGTTGCCTGCCTGGTATTCCCTATATACAGtttatctatattttatacgcttagtttggtttttgcttacTGCTGTGTTTCTACATGAGTTTGACTACTGTATCCAGTTCATTCCTTATGTCGTGCTTCAAGGAACGACCAACTTAGGAGTTTATTTTGTATCGTATAGAAGTGTTTTTACCCCAACTAGAGAGCTCAATTAcaaatctatatatttatatgaagGTTTACATTTCTACAATTTGGAAAAATTCTACTAGTTGAaaatggtatggtatggatTTTGCTGTTGTATTCGACTTTATTTAGGAGTTTGGGCATAAGGTTTTGGTATTCTTGCTTTTAAgtatgtataattttgttaaaatgTACGGCCTGGTAAAAGTTTAGCTTGCCAAGgcttataaaaaaatatgtctTGTTTACTTACTGGCTCATTATAAAAGTCGACCATTTTTTTTGGGTAATATCATATAGACAGCTAGCCTGctcatatataaaaaatgcgCCGTATAAAATGCCTCGAACTTGCGCTCTCATTTGGTTGTTGTGCCATTTTCTGCGGTTTTGGAAGGGCTATAGGTTATGGTAGgtgtatattatttatctatatttattttcaatgtaaTGCTATGCTCGTTTATTTGCATGCCGTATTAATATCAATTTTGATTTCAGATTTGTAGTCATCGCAGCCTTCCATTGAAGCCAATTAGTTGAAActatgtgtgggtgtgggtgtgcatTTTGGTGTGAGGAAGAGACAATTAAATCGGGTCGAATTGAGAAATGAaacgttttctttttgctacataataaacttgttttatttttttcacaaaGAAATTAGCATTAATCgtattttgtataataataataaacataaaaatctaATGCATAGTTAAATCAAATGCTCGAATGCAATGCTGTCCAAATTGTAGTTATATAACTTGTGCCAATCGCTCGCGGTTTACAAAACTAAAGGTTTCGCTCTGTGTTTGTAGAATTTCTTGTGAATTTCTCCGTGTGTTCGAGTGTGTAACTACAAAATATTCtcgtaattaattaattactgtatatttatatttatatgtatgtatatgctttaatatatatttatatttatatataatttatagtttTACTTGACGCCAGCTCGAGCACATGCCATGCCTTTTAATTTCCGCATTCCCTCCTTTCTTCCTTCCGTcattctttcttttctttttacaacaaattacaaatggtttatttatgtCCTTAGCTTAGTTTACAAGGTTCTGCTGTCgaaaaaattttacaaatttttgcTTCTGCTGTATGCTTTATATTTACTTGAAATCTTGGTTATCTATAGGGCTTTATCGTAATGggctttattttgtttttacactTCACTTTGCGAAAATTCCAAAGCAATCGCAGAGGGGTTTTCAGATTTTGCAAATTCAAAATGCCCCACCTGCTTTTGCCTTTGGCATACAAAGAAATGCTTGCTCATTTCGCTTCTTTATACGTTTACATGTTTACAGGGAGTTTTCGTacagttttaagttttattgttTACAGTTGTGGTTTGTTTAATATTGATCCTTTTTAAGTGGAATTTGCTTTAGGTTTTTAGTTTTCGACTTGTATACCCAAGTGTCTTACATGCGTGCAAAAAATTGTTACTGTAAAAACTGGGCGTGTGTAGAATACGCCAGCATATACGTGTAAATTTCACTGTGCCACGGCACTTCCGCTACTCTACACATGTATTTTACATATACAtcctttttttgcttttttaaaaacgttTGCCTCACGTCAAGTTCAAAACTAAGTGTAGTACATAATTCTATATGcgtgtatatatgtttaaatatttatagggATTCGCTGGCTTACACTAACTACTACAGCTAAGCAGCTCGCTGTGTCctttgtgtctgtgtgagtgtgtggatGTGTAGGTGTTCGTGTtcgtgtgagtgtgggtgtccTGTGTATTTTACACGTCAAATGTACACGGCGTGTAGCAATGTGTTTTAGCCTACAGAAAGCATCTCTACTTGCATTGTTCACTCCGTATCGAATTCGAGAATCCTAAATACAATGTTCATCTAtggattatttaaattaaaattatcagTGCATTGCGCTCTAGAGACAGGCAGTTGACAAGTTAATAACTAAAAGtaccaaacaaataatacCGAGCCCTGCTTGCGCTGTCGCTTGAAATGCGCTCACTTCTTCAGAGACAGGATAATACGGGTGTTGCAATGGGGTTTAGGTTCAATGGGATTGGGGGTAATGGGATTAATGGTGAATGGTTAATgggatgtatgtatgtgtgctgGGGGGGAAATGTACagaaaattacaaatgttCAATGACTGGTATCCTTTGCTTGttatatacaaaatacgacaacgacgacggtgacgacgacaacaacaacgacacgACAACGAATTTGTGTGtacaaaaatatgcataataCACTTTACATTGATCtccaaaaattgttttacatTGGATTTTTGTGTGTTTCGACGAAACCGACAAAAAAGTCTAAATTCGATTTTCTTACCATCTCTCGTTTTCagtattttcaatattttagtATTTGGAATAAGGCGTCGCGAAGTAATCTAAATTTATatcaaaaatgtacaaaattcTTGGTATTGTTACTTTTTACAATATTCGTTcgtatgtatacatatacaatttttgtttgcaatttaCAAGTGTTTCGATGAcgttttaaaacaattttatacacTTACGTGAAGGAAGGGTTAATTATTTAGTATGCCGCACAGCGAATGCATTTCAAGCTTCGCAGGGAGCAACAAGCGCTTTCTGTCTAACATAACAAAGTTAACTCTCCACCTGATTTCGTTCAGTGTGCAGTTGAGAAAGCATATCGTGTCGatttaaatcatatttatacatatacatatatcatacATTAAGGTGGGCTAGCAAACATAAAAGTGTATCGGgaaattttggaaaaaaattggtttattttgatggttattgttttaaaatccAATTATTATCATTTTGGGCTTACTTGGCTAACAGGTTCTTTTAGCTGGCAACCAGCGCAGCGAGATCGTTGCAGATCCTCGTTCCGTGGTCACCAGCTAATGtgtataaaattataaatacatgCGTGCAGTTTAGAATAGAATATGTATGAGTTACTTGcgacttaaaaaaaatttacaaaatatagtatgtatacattttacagtgaaacatttgaaaattaCATGGTTTACATGGTTTGTTgtttggggtttttttttatacaaaatttttaCATAGTGCAAAAGCAACGTGAATGGGCTGAAGAGTCGTTCATTGTGTATGGGCGTATGCAACCGAGTGTGCGTGAGGGGGCGTGGGCGTGTCTCGTGTGTCTCTGTTTTCATTGTGTCTTGGTAGCTGCTGGCTCCAAAAACATTATTACTCTACATTCTACACTAAGTGCGGCTTCTGCTGTTATCcctcgtatatatgtatgtatattagaAATGGTTCCTCTGTCTGCACTTATAAATCCTAGGCTAATTCATGCAGCCCGCTCTTTTACTttactttccttttttttcagcTCGCCGGCTCTTCAGTTGTCTTCTTATTAATTTACAGTCGAAACATTAATCATTTACAGATAGACTTgctatataataattaatttatacaaaGTTACAACGAAAATGTACGCAGACACATCTGTTTCATTGACATTTTACATTACATTCATTTATGTTTTCTTGATCGCGATTTATTacgcatttttgttttctttcatCTTTGCGGTTCatgctttgtttttttacaaattaaatatgcgAGCgcattttacaaatattttgaaatcttGTTTCGTGAGAACGTTATTACTTTTTGTTcgtaaaaatacaaatttcatttagttGTAGCTGTTAAGCTCTTTTGCTTTTTAGCTTGCCAGTAGTGCTTCTTATTTGTTTCTCTAGCTTGGCGCATGTGTGTTTTACTCATTGCAAATCTTCGAGAGCAGCTCCGTTTATCGCTGCGTTTCCAATAAATAAGATTACATTTATATGtacgttttgtttatgtttagcTCTACAGCTCCTAAAAACTATACTGCGATTCGAGAAGGAAGTTTCCTTTGACTGCCTGGCTTATTTCCATTGTTATTTCCTTTACAGCACAACGTTGCCGTTGGTCGGGGGTCCAATGGGACCCAAGCCGCTGTTGACAGCGCCCGACACCACCGACGACGAGGACTCGGAGGCGTCCGGGGAGGAGGGCTCCACAATCATGGCGCTGCCGTTCTCCTGCACCGAGCAAATGGTGGGTGAGGCCAggctgttggtggtgctggttgtggtggtgctgctgccactggTGCAGGCGGTTACCGATGCCGAGGTGGCACCACTGCTGACTGCTGCCGCCGACGAGGAGGCCGGCACTCCGCCAGCGCCTGTGCCCACCGTAATGGGATTGGTTATCTTCATGTAGTACTTCTCCAACTTGGCATTGATGTGCTTGCCGTAGGTGTACTTGCGCAAGGCGGCCATGTGGGGCCGGATCTTGGTCATCAGCTTCTTGAGCTGCGTCGGCTCCGACACATCGATCATTTTTTGGACCACATAGTTGGCATACTGATCCTTCATCATCACGTGCAACGCGCTGTGTGGCGAAAATGAGATTTGGTTAAGCTAAAGCTAAGAGGGATTCAATTGCCAGGCACTCACTTGTCGTTGAAGGTGCAGACCTCGTCTATGAGACCAGTGCGTTCGCCGCGTGTGGCATGGGTGACGCACTTCTCCACAACATTTGAGGCGAACTTGTGTTGCGACAGCACCAGTACCTTGCCGCGCACGCTGTTGATGAGAATGGACTTATCCTCCTGCTTGCCGTGTTCTAAAAAGCAAGGATCACgataagtataagtatatatgtatattaaattatcAGGCGAGAACTTACCTAGCACATGCTGAATGACATAGTTGCCATATTGGTCCTGAATCAACTGTTCGGTGTGCTCATGCAGTTCGTCCAAAATGGGCGTGGTCTGTTCGGCGGTGCAGTGCTCGAGAATCCGCTGGATCACCCGGCATCCATACGGATGGGTGCTCAGCGAGTAGACCTGACCCTTGAACGCATTGATGATGAACTGCAGCGCCACGGGGTCCACGCACTCAATGCACTTCTGCACCACATGATTGCCATTCTGATCCTTGACGCACTTCAGCACGTGTCCGTCCAGTTCGTGCACgatttcctgctgctgttccgGCGAGATGCTCTCCAGTGCCTTCTGAATCACTCGGCAGCCGTACATTTGCAGCGCCAGCTGCAGCACATGACCCTTGACCTGCATGCCCAGCGTGTTCTTCTGCTCGGGGGTGCCGAACTCAAAGAACTTCTGAATGACATAGTTGCCAAAGACATCGGTCATCAGGCTATAGGCTGCGGCCAGGATCTCGCTGAACACCATTTGCTTCTCGGCAGCGGTGGCCCGCTCCAACTTCTGTTGGATAAACCGCGAGCCGTGCTGATCCTGCGAGAACTCCACAATGTGGTTGA is a window encoding:
- the LOC122619886 gene encoding protein Red, translating into MSNAHLEAPPSVRLTNDDFRKLLATPRAPPPGSGTSSTSAGGSLATATFATPSTAPGATGLSGEKKKGQSSSERNDLRRKKKNFYAALKKQEDVKLQELSEKYRDRARERRDGANPDYVNVSTPGHGSSTNAYRAVAPDMKSGIDAQERRRRIIQESKFLGGDIQHTHLVKGLDYALLQKVRSELHSKEAEEEEIAAAVAREKLAEAAAAAEQLEAERRESEDINAINGALARNIYNLVQARRSKEVPRNELFAPGRMAYVIDLDDELGESDIPTTLKRSKFEVPVSQEDVATLTTNDIVINKLSQILSYLRAGGRNKKNKKRDKDKPLFYEKEVENIRGSSSNGGSSRHATSSSSNKEGKSAPLGDNIYDDIGDYQPSATRAERNRQEQGKPAPSYFGDGPPEASEEPVISSIPPPPKISKAMAARFAEPEGYAECYPGLEEMNDAIDDSDDEVDYTKMDLGNKKGPIGRWDFDTQEEYSDYMSTKEALPKAAFQYGVKMQDGRKTRKNKTEKNEKAELDREWQKIQTIIQKRKLPKDGGGGGDEPDYKSSKY
- the LOC122622240 gene encoding adenosine deaminase-like protein isoform X2; this encodes MQSLCDLGERLYGTSSEDFLNLCARFSRFEKDMDACFEKFAFVHELTSTAEGLQFATELAIRDFAQDNVQYVELRTTPKANENYSRRDYLQIVIDAIRRAKETYPEITVKLLPSINRAEPVTVAEETVSLAVELAQAHPNLILGVDLSGNPGKGRFSDFAPILAQARDRGLKLVIHCAEIENPSEVKEMLLFGMSRCGHGTFLTSEDIEQLKQRNIAIECCLTSNVKSGTVASLEEHHLKRIMEADAHKVICTDDSGVFDTTLTKEFLIAVETFGLTREQCIDLTLEAVHHSFASEQERKEMADRVASYVAILPK
- the LOC122622240 gene encoding adenosine deaminase-like protein isoform X1; amino-acid sequence: MQQFLKGLPKVELHAHLNGSLGMQSLCDLGERLYGTSSEDFLNLCARFSRFEKDMDACFEKFAFVHELTSTAEGLQFATELAIRDFAQDNVQYVELRTTPKANENYSRRDYLQIVIDAIRRAKETYPEITVKLLPSINRAEPVTVAEETVSLAVELAQAHPNLILGVDLSGNPGKGRFSDFAPILAQARDRGLKLVIHCAEIENPSEVKEMLLFGMSRCGHGTFLTSEDIEQLKQRNIAIECCLTSNVKSGTVASLEEHHLKRIMEADAHKVICTDDSGVFDTTLTKEFLIAVETFGLTREQCIDLTLEAVHHSFASEQERKEMADRVASYVAILPK